Below is a window of Fulvitalea axinellae DNA.
ACTGATCGTGGCTTGGGCTACGATTTCGCCAAGTCCGGAATTAGTGATGGCCGTACCAATTGCTATAGAGCAGATCAGTATTGCGGCAAGGTCAATGTCAAGGGCGTTTTTCATGTCTTCTATACTGATCATTTTCATAAAGCCCATAGTGGTGAAAATAAACAGTAAGGCTATATGCAGTTTGACAAAACCCAATGCCGCCATTGCGAAGAAGAATGCGCTCACAATCGCAATACCGATCGATTTTGGTTTGCCCAGCCGGTTGATTTCCCTGATTTTTGACAAAGGGTGGATGTCACGATAAAAATCCAGTTTGCTGTAGAAATTTGGCCCTGCATATAATAGTAACAAGTCACCGGCCTGAAGGGGGATATTGCCAATTTTACCGCTCAATTTCTGTCCGTGACGATGAATGGCGATGACGGCAGCGTCATAACGTTCGCGAAAGCTTACTTCCTTAGGGGTTGAGTTTATCAGTCCCGAATTATTGCCGACGACAGCTTCGAGTACTGATATGTGGTCGGTGAAGTTTTGGCTATAGGAAGGAAGCGTTAGGCCGATTTCCTTTTCCAGTAATTCTGTAACCTTAGAGGTTTCGCCCGCAAAGATCAGCCGGTCATGGCTTTTGATTTTCTCCTCGGGCCCGACAGGCGAAATGATCCTATCTTTCCGGATAATTTCCACAAGATACACTCCTTTCAGGTTTCTTAGGGAGGCTTCGCTTACTGTCTTGCCTATAATTTTTGAGTTGGGTTTTAATGCTGTCTCAATAAGATATTCTCGCTTATTTTCATTGAACTGTTCCAATGCGTCTTGATGATCCGGCAAGAGCTTTCCCGCAAAAATGGTTAGGAAAGTAAGCCCTGTGAACAGTACCATCAGTCCGATAATCAACAGATAATATGAATTGATTTCAGGAGCGCCTTGTTCCACCATTAAGCCATTCATAACCATAGTGGTAGATGTGCCGATGATAGTTAGCATACCGCCCATTATTGTGGCGTAGGAAAGTGGAATAAGGAGTTTCGACGGTGAGATATTGTTTCGTCGTCCCCAATCGTAGACATACGGAGTAAGTAGCGCAACTACGGGCGTGTTGTTAATGATGGACGAAAGCAGGGCTACTTTCGACATCATGCGGAACAGAAAGCTGTGGTAGCTTTGGCCACGGTCAAACGCTCTGTTGAATGTCTTTTCAACGTTAAAGTTTTTCTTCAGTCCAAAAGTAATGATGATAAGGAAAAGGACGGAGATTATGGGACCGTTAGATAAGCCAGCAGTTACTTCTCGTTCGTTTATAATGCCTGTGATCATAAATGTTAATACGGCACAAACGAAGCTTAATGAAGGTCTAATGATTTCTTTAAATAGTGAAAAGAATAAAAGACCTAATGTTATAGCAACAATTATAGGCTGGTAGTTCCCGAAAAATTGTGTGATTTCAACCGGAATGGAAGCGCTTGACATAGCGAAACAGGTTTGTATGGCTTAAAATCTGAAAAAAGCACGTGCCTTATGGCCTGTGGCAAGTGGACACAAATCAGAGGGGCTGCTCTGCGCAAAAGTGTGCGCATGAGTCCGAAAAGCGACATCGGTTGCCGTATGTTATGGGAGTGATTGCCATCAAGGGACGAATTTAAGCCCTTTGTTTTGTATTTTGAAATTATCAGGGGAGATTTGGCTTGCTGTTAAACGATTTTACAGGATCAGGACCGAAAAAACAGCCTCTTTTTCGTGATTTGAGCTTTAGGTATGGAAAAATTGAATTTGCCAGAGTTTGACTTCAAGCTCCGCAAAGCGGGAAATAATGTTGAGATCTTTGATGCGCTCCGCAAGAAATTTTTGGTGCTGACACCGGAAGAATGGGTAAGGCAACATTTTGTGCGTACGTTGACCGAACATTGCGGATATCCCAAAGCTTTGATAAAAACGGAAGGGGGGATGAAGGTAAACCGGTTGGCAAAACGAACTGATATCTTGGTGTATTCAAGACAAGGTGAGCCACATTTGTTGGTCGAGTGCAAGGCGCCGCATGTAAAAATCGATGAGAGTGTTTTCGCTCAGGCTTCCCGGTATAACAGCGTCTTGGGAGCGCCGTATGTGGTATTGACGAACGGTCTGCGCCATTTGAGTTTTTCCGTGAGCGAGGAAGGTTATAACCCGATGGAACAAATCCCTTCATTTCCCTGAATAGACCGAAATTCGCATAAAAATGATACCTTGCGACTAGTAATATTATACTGAGTCCGCATATGAATCGTTTTGCCTTTTTCTTCGTTGCCCTTTTTGTTGTTTTTTCCGGTTTTCAGAGTGTGTTCGCCCAAAACCAGCTTGAAATTTATATGGACGGAAGCGTTACCCACAAGGGAAATCAGCTTCTGATACCCATAAAAGTAAAGGGTTTTACTGATGTGAGAACCATGCAGTTTACTCTGGAGTGGGATCCGCAAGGCTTTTCCTATAAGAAGGTCTCGTCATATGGGGTGTCCGGGCTAGGTGAGGGGAATTTCGGGACAAATAGGGTTGACAACGGTGTTTTGACAGTCTCTTGGGACGACCCTTCGGGCGGTTCGGTTAGCTTGGCCGACGGTGAAAAGATTTTTATTCTCCGACTCGAAGTTATCGGTAAGGTTTGGCAAGACTACAAAGTGCAGGTGACCGGATCGCCGACAGCGATAGAATTTACGGATCGGAATGGCGATGAGTTTTCAGTTGTGTCAACTCCTGGTGTTTTTCATATAAATGATCCTGAAGCGGTAAAGCTGAGCGTAAAAGAATCCGTAGGGCTTTGGCGTGAAAGCGTAGAGGTACCGATCACGGCATCTCATTTCCAAGGAGTGAAAGGAATGTCGTTTACTCTTTCTTGGGACAAGTCTTTGGCGGATTTTGTTGATGTTACAGGCATAAACATTCCTGGTGTTGATGTTTCGAATTTTAAAAAGAATTTTCTAGGTCACGGTTTGTTGGGATTTGATTGGGATGGGACGACACCAGTAAGTCTTGACCCAAATGCCGAACTCTTTCGAGTTATCTTAAAATTAAAAGGCGATCCCGGAAGCGAATTTCCGGTAAAATTCACAGATGAGTACATTGGTTACGATTTTTTAGGCGAAGACGATTCCAAGAAGAATTACTATTTGACAGATTCCAAAGTGTCGGTGGCAACCCAAGGCGAGGTCAGGGGGAAAGTGTTGGATTTGGACGGTAAACCCGTTCCAGGCGTATCAGTTGCGAGTGAACTGCCGGAAACGACAGCCTTGACGGATACGGAAGGTTCGTTTAAACTTATTTTGGAGGCTAATCAGGCCCATACGGTACAAGTTACCTCAAAAGTAGAAGAGTTGTCCATTGAGAATATTGATATAGTGGATGTTCTCGCAATTCGAAGGCATGTGGCCGGCGTGGAGTCTATTGATGCTAAAGAGCGGTTTGTGGCGGCGGACGTGAATTCTGACGAACAGGTGTCATTGCTAGACCTTAATTCAATAAAAGAGATCGTTCTTGGCTCAAAAGATCGTTTTGAGGGAGAGCAAGGAGTGTTTAAGACGAAAGAATACGAAGGCGCTCCGAAAGAATGGCCAAGCGAGATAAATCTTACCGCTGATGCGCTTTGGAGCGGTGTCGATTTCTTGAAAATTCCTTTTGGCGATGTTGTTCGCTCCTCTACCGAAAATGAGTCCATCCAGAAATTTTCTTTGAAAGGAACCAGGGATGGGAATAAGGTCGTTTTGGCCTTTCAGGCCGAAGAGTTTGAGTCAGTTGCCGGTTTTCAGACTTGTTTGAAATGGGATGTTGATAAAATAGAATTCAAATCGGCTGAAAAATCAGGGCTTGACCTTTCATTTTTCCAGCTGGCGGATAAGTCAGGGCTTCGGGTGCTTTGGGATTCCCCTTCGGGTAAACCGGAGACTTTGACTGAAGAATCACCAATTGCTAAGCTTGAGTTTGTGTTGAAAGATGAAGATGTAGAAGACGTGTCCGCATTGTTTTCTTGGGGAGACAATGCCTTTCCTTCAAAAGCCGTTACCGCTGGTTTGGAGGTAATGGAAATGGAATTTTTGGAGACGGATGTGGAATTGGTCGTTCACCGCGATTTTCTTTTTCCACCTAGGCCAAACCCAGTTGTCGGGAAAAGTGTTCTTGAGTTTGATCTGGTCAACGGCGGTGATGTTGCGCTGGAATTGGTCAATCTTGAAGGCAAGGTAGTTTGGAGTGGTACGATAAAAGCTGAACCGGGCCGTACAACCCTAGAATGGGAACCTGACTCGGCATTAGTGAGTGGTTGGTATATTCTAAGGCTAATGGCTGACGGCTTTGTGGCTACGGAGCGACTTTTGCTTCAGCGTTGACCGTAAGAAGAATCGAAAGTTTTCTAAAACATAAAAAACTTACAGATATGGCAAAAGGGAAAAGAGACGCTAAAAAGACAGTAAATTATCTGGTTGGCGAACTGATCGGTGAATGTTTGGCTCAGATGGGAGCGTTTTCTGATTTGGAAAAGGAAAATCAGATCAAGGAAGTGATTATTGCGGGAGTGGCTTTGCGCAACGACATGATTGGGAAAATCAACGCATATAAAAAATCCGATAAGGCGAAAACGTATTTCTCGGACTTAAATAAGGAGTTGTTGGAAAGGGTGGACGCTCAGTTTGATAAACTTTTTGAGATCGTAAAAGCGTAGTTTTTTACGTTATAGAAGAAAGGATTGGTGTTTTTTTTAGCCTAATTTCAATCCTGTTTTG
It encodes the following:
- a CDS encoding T9SS type A sorting domain-containing protein; this translates as MNRFAFFFVALFVVFSGFQSVFAQNQLEIYMDGSVTHKGNQLLIPIKVKGFTDVRTMQFTLEWDPQGFSYKKVSSYGVSGLGEGNFGTNRVDNGVLTVSWDDPSGGSVSLADGEKIFILRLEVIGKVWQDYKVQVTGSPTAIEFTDRNGDEFSVVSTPGVFHINDPEAVKLSVKESVGLWRESVEVPITASHFQGVKGMSFTLSWDKSLADFVDVTGINIPGVDVSNFKKNFLGHGLLGFDWDGTTPVSLDPNAELFRVILKLKGDPGSEFPVKFTDEYIGYDFLGEDDSKKNYYLTDSKVSVATQGEVRGKVLDLDGKPVPGVSVASELPETTALTDTEGSFKLILEANQAHTVQVTSKVEELSIENIDIVDVLAIRRHVAGVESIDAKERFVAADVNSDEQVSLLDLNSIKEIVLGSKDRFEGEQGVFKTKEYEGAPKEWPSEINLTADALWSGVDFLKIPFGDVVRSSTENESIQKFSLKGTRDGNKVVLAFQAEEFESVAGFQTCLKWDVDKIEFKSAEKSGLDLSFFQLADKSGLRVLWDSPSGKPETLTEESPIAKLEFVLKDEDVEDVSALFSWGDNAFPSKAVTAGLEVMEMEFLETDVELVVHRDFLFPPRPNPVVGKSVLEFDLVNGGDVALELVNLEGKVVWSGTIKAEPGRTTLEWEPDSALVSGWYILRLMADGFVATERLLLQR
- a CDS encoding SLC13 family permease — translated: MSSASIPVEITQFFGNYQPIIVAITLGLLFFSLFKEIIRPSLSFVCAVLTFMITGIINEREVTAGLSNGPIISVLFLIIITFGLKKNFNVEKTFNRAFDRGQSYHSFLFRMMSKVALLSSIINNTPVVALLTPYVYDWGRRNNISPSKLLIPLSYATIMGGMLTIIGTSTTMVMNGLMVEQGAPEINSYYLLIIGLMVLFTGLTFLTIFAGKLLPDHQDALEQFNENKREYLIETALKPNSKIIGKTVSEASLRNLKGVYLVEIIRKDRIISPVGPEEKIKSHDRLIFAGETSKVTELLEKEIGLTLPSYSQNFTDHISVLEAVVGNNSGLINSTPKEVSFRERYDAAVIAIHRHGQKLSGKIGNIPLQAGDLLLLYAGPNFYSKLDFYRDIHPLSKIREINRLGKPKSIGIAIVSAFFFAMAALGFVKLHIALLFIFTTMGFMKMISIEDMKNALDIDLAAILICSIAIGTAITNSGLGEIVAQATISALQPYGNISILLGLMLITTFLTSIVSNVGAVSIVFPIAYALSAKLGTDGMPLYMGIAFAASAAFLTPIGYQTNLIVYGPGGYRFKDFFKIGLPTTLIYLATAVLGILLLYGDSFLG
- a CDS encoding type I restriction enzyme HsdR N-terminal domain-containing protein, which codes for MEKLNLPEFDFKLRKAGNNVEIFDALRKKFLVLTPEEWVRQHFVRTLTEHCGYPKALIKTEGGMKVNRLAKRTDILVYSRQGEPHLLVECKAPHVKIDESVFAQASRYNSVLGAPYVVLTNGLRHLSFSVSEEGYNPMEQIPSFP